A single region of the Plantactinospora soyae genome encodes:
- a CDS encoding winged helix-turn-helix domain-containing protein: MYVQIADDIAQQIAEGNLKPGEKLPSTAALRAKYEVSETVIRFVMVRLKTQGLVDGQPGRGVFVTKPAG, translated from the coding sequence ATGTACGTGCAGATCGCTGACGACATTGCGCAGCAGATCGCCGAAGGAAACCTCAAGCCAGGTGAGAAGCTGCCCAGCACGGCGGCTCTACGCGCCAAGTACGAGGTGTCGGAGACAGTCATCCGGTTCGTCATGGTCAGGCTGAAAACCCAGGGCCTGGTGGACGGCCAACCCGGGCGTGGCGTGTTCGTCACGAAGCCTGCGGGCTAG
- a CDS encoding PadR family transcriptional regulator, with product MVKPSGLRMTMPTQAVLRGLLEHPTREMYGLQVCEAAGLPSGTVHPILARLEGLGWLESRWEEVNPAEAGRPRRRYYRLSPDGAEQARHALANARSPLAGLAGWTDNPALGGAR from the coding sequence ATGGTCAAGCCCAGCGGCCTTCGGATGACGATGCCTACCCAGGCCGTCCTTCGTGGCCTTCTTGAGCACCCCACCCGCGAGATGTACGGGCTCCAGGTCTGCGAAGCTGCCGGCCTGCCCAGCGGCACGGTGCACCCCATCCTTGCCCGCCTTGAGGGACTGGGCTGGTTGGAGTCTCGGTGGGAGGAGGTCAACCCTGCCGAGGCGGGCCGGCCTCGCCGGCGCTACTACCGACTGAGTCCCGACGGTGCGGAGCAAGCTCGTCACGCCCTGGCCAACGCGCGCAGTCCCCTTGCTGGCTTGGCTGGCTGGACTGATAATCCCGCCCTCGGCGGTGCGCGATGA
- a CDS encoding DUF397 domain-containing protein, with amino-acid sequence MACSSRSLRASAEVRDSKDQGGPVLAFDPAAWRTFIASTSGTTPQRP; translated from the coding sequence GTGGCGTGTTCGTCACGAAGCCTGCGGGCTAGCGCCGAGGTCCGCGACAGCAAGGATCAGGGCGGCCCGGTGCTGGCGTTCGATCCTGCGGCTTGGCGTACGTTCATCGCCTCCACCAGCGGAACAACTCCGCAACGGCCTTGA
- a CDS encoding alpha/beta hydrolase, translating into MAQSVSTVVLEPAAQEVARMTANPPFLFQLGPEKGRAKLAELQSGNTPRPEVDIEDIMVPGGPSGQVPVRIVRPRGEGPRHNGVGGGKLLDRVRSAAHEMMQPKGVGGLLPAVLYLHGAGWVFGDSHTHDRLIRELAVQSHSAIVFPEYSRSPEARYPTAIEECYAVAQWIAAQGGDYGLDPSRMAVAGDSVGGNMATVLTMLANQRNGPRFAEQVLLYPVTDANFETGSYREFADGYYLGREQMMWFWDQYLPDRAERSNPMASPLHAGIDQLKGLPPTLITTNEADVLRDEGEAYASKLRQAGVPVTLVRYQGIIHDMAMLDSLAGTQAARSLTAQAAMTLNRALHHGG; encoded by the coding sequence ATGGCGCAGTCCGTGAGCACCGTCGTGCTGGAGCCGGCCGCGCAGGAGGTGGCCCGGATGACCGCGAACCCGCCGTTCCTGTTCCAACTCGGGCCGGAGAAGGGGCGGGCGAAGCTGGCCGAACTACAGTCCGGCAACACACCGAGGCCCGAGGTGGACATCGAGGACATCATGGTGCCGGGTGGCCCGTCCGGTCAGGTTCCCGTCCGGATCGTCCGGCCCAGGGGCGAGGGACCCCGGCACAACGGTGTGGGCGGCGGCAAACTGCTCGATCGGGTCCGGTCCGCCGCACACGAGATGATGCAACCGAAGGGGGTCGGCGGGCTGCTTCCGGCAGTGCTCTACCTGCACGGCGCGGGCTGGGTGTTCGGGGACTCCCACACCCATGACCGGCTCATCCGGGAACTCGCCGTGCAGTCCCACTCGGCCATCGTCTTCCCCGAGTACAGCCGGTCACCGGAGGCGCGGTACCCGACGGCGATCGAGGAGTGCTACGCGGTGGCGCAGTGGATAGCTGCCCAGGGCGGTGACTACGGCCTGGACCCCTCCCGGATGGCCGTCGCCGGCGACTCGGTGGGCGGGAACATGGCCACGGTGCTGACGATGCTGGCCAACCAGCGCAACGGCCCCCGCTTCGCCGAACAGGTCCTGCTCTACCCGGTCACCGACGCCAACTTCGAGACCGGGTCCTATCGGGAGTTCGCCGATGGTTACTACCTCGGCCGGGAGCAGATGATGTGGTTCTGGGACCAGTACCTGCCCGACCGGGCCGAGCGGTCGAACCCGATGGCGTCGCCGTTGCACGCCGGCATCGACCAGTTGAAGGGCCTGCCGCCCACACTGATCACGACCAACGAGGCGGACGTGCTGCGCGACGAGGGCGAGGCGTACGCGTCGAAGCTGCGTCAGGCCGGCGTTCCGGTCACCCTGGTCCGGTACCAGGGGATCATCCACGACATGGCGATGCTCGACTCGCTGGCCGGTACCCAGGCCGCCCGGTCCCTCACCGCCCAGGCCGCGATGACCCTGAACCGGGCCCTGCACCACGGCGGCTGA